The Gloeobacter morelensis MG652769 genome contains the following window.
AGCGGGAGATGGAGCGCTTTTTAGGCGACACTTCCTGCGGTGCCGTCGAGCGGTTGCGCCGGTACTTTGAAGCCAAATGCCGCTATTTCGAGTCGCGCCGGCACCGCGAGGGTTGTCTGCTCGGCAATCTCGGCCAGGAGCTTGCCGATCAAAACGAGACCTTTCGGGTGCGCATCGAGCGGTTTTTTGCCGATTGGTGCGCGGCTCTGGCCGCTTGCCTCAAGGAGGCCCAGAAGGCGCGCGAGATCCCGACGCACCTGAGCCCCGACAGCCTGGCGGCCTTTCTGGTCAACAGTTGGGAAGGAGCGATCACCCAGATGAAGATCACCAAGAGCACCGAGCCGCTGCAGCTATTTATGGATTTCGTCTTCGGGGTGCTCCTCAAACCCTGTTCCTGAGCGCACCAGGGAGCGCAGGCCAACGGCATTAGACCAGCCGGTGCACAAGGATGCTCTCGAAGTGAAAACCTTCAGCGTCGTCCGGAGCCGTTTTTTCGAGTAAGAAGTGACCCTCGCGCCGTTCGAAGGCAAGCGTCGCTATCTGATTGTCGAACCAGGGCTCGTGGTGGGTCAGCTGCCAGGCGACAGGTGGCGGGGCGACTCCGGCCGCGCGGGATAAGCGTTTGCCCACCGACTCCGCCCACCGCGACCAGGCGATCCGAAAAACGGTGCGCTCCCGCACTTCGAGGGCGTTGCGCATGGGTGAGCAGACCGCCTGGTAGACGGCGCTCTGCACTGCGGAGTTTTTAAAGGCGGCCCGCGCCAGGTAGGCATGGTGCACATCGCCGGAGAGCACCACGATCGACGCCGGTGCCCGGCCGCGCTCACCGGCTGCCACCGAGCGCAACAGTCCGACCAGGCGATGAAAAGAGGTTTCGAAGGCGGGCCAGTGCTCCAGATCGACGGCACGGCGCAGTTTTTCGGAGAGTTTCGCCGCCGTCTTGCCCCAGGCGCCTGCGCATAG
Protein-coding sequences here:
- a CDS encoding TetR/AcrR family transcriptional regulator, yielding MTLIRTGLGIIREKGFNNSGLQEILQASGVPKGSFYHFFASKEDFGLAIIEYDAGEHQREMERFLGDTSCGAVERLRRYFEAKCRYFESRRHREGCLLGNLGQELADQNETFRVRIERFFADWCAALAACLKEAQKAREIPTHLSPDSLAAFLVNSWEGAITQMKITKSTEPLQLFMDFVFGVLLKPCS